In Pseudofrankia saprophytica, one genomic interval encodes:
- a CDS encoding DUF6328 family protein, with product MNERSAGRSPTAAGRAGDPAASGQDTPSIDDVGLRPGETLDQRRDRNWTELLQELRVAQTGVQLLTAFLLALPFQPRFSDLSSVQRTLYLVVVLLAVAATGLLLMPVSLHRAVFRRHQKELLIQAANAMAQAGLALLALAVAGVVTLIFDVVIGSLAGIIAGALTFLVLVLLWAVIPGIIRKQADTRMQTASKPDAVPHDAGGHADRDDTA from the coding sequence ATGAACGAGCGATCAGCCGGCCGGTCGCCCACGGCCGCCGGTCGGGCCGGAGACCCGGCGGCGAGCGGTCAGGACACCCCGTCGATCGACGACGTGGGTCTCCGCCCCGGCGAGACGCTGGATCAGCGGCGGGACCGGAACTGGACGGAGCTGCTACAGGAGCTCCGCGTCGCGCAGACGGGCGTGCAGCTGCTGACGGCCTTCCTGCTGGCGCTTCCGTTCCAGCCGAGATTCTCGGATCTCAGCTCGGTCCAGCGGACGCTCTACCTGGTCGTCGTGCTGCTCGCGGTCGCGGCGACGGGCCTTCTGCTGATGCCGGTCAGCCTGCATCGGGCGGTGTTCCGCCGCCATCAGAAGGAACTGCTCATCCAGGCGGCGAACGCAATGGCGCAGGCGGGACTGGCGCTGCTCGCGCTCGCCGTCGCCGGCGTCGTCACCCTCATCTTCGACGTCGTCATCGGCTCGCTTGCCGGGATCATCGCCGGTGCGTTGACGTTTCTGGTCCTTGTCCTGCTCTGGGCCGTCATCCCCGGGATCATCAGAAAACAGGCGGACACGCGGATGCAGACGGCGTCAAAGCCAGACGCGGTGCCCCACGACGCGGGCGGGCACGCGGACCGGGACGACACCGCGTAG
- a CDS encoding DUF1003 domain-containing protein: MTHTPDTAGASSPPHNGKTHPKVVNERMLLAVGRTGQERFADAVTAFAGSMSFVYLHVGWFTAWILLNQGAFGERIIFDPFPYGLLTMIVSLEAIFLSTFVMISQNRDTRRQNVRADLDYETNVRSEVWSAHIGRQLGIDPVMVETRVQEILRRSDAPSP, encoded by the coding sequence GTGACGCACACACCGGACACCGCGGGCGCCAGCTCGCCGCCGCACAACGGCAAGACTCATCCCAAGGTCGTTAACGAGCGAATGCTGCTCGCTGTGGGGCGGACCGGCCAGGAACGGTTCGCCGACGCCGTCACCGCCTTCGCCGGCTCGATGTCCTTTGTCTACCTCCATGTCGGCTGGTTCACCGCCTGGATCCTGCTCAACCAGGGCGCTTTCGGCGAGCGGATCATCTTTGATCCGTTTCCATACGGCCTGCTGACGATGATCGTCAGCCTGGAAGCGATTTTCCTGTCGACGTTCGTCATGATCAGCCAGAATCGGGACACCCGCCGTCAGAACGTGCGCGCGGATCTGGACTACGAGACCAACGTGCGGTCCGAGGTCTGGTCGGCGCACATCGGCCGGCAGCTGGGCATCGACCCGGTCATGGTCGAGACCCGCGTCCAGGAGATCCTCCGCCGAAGCGACGCCCCCTCGCCCTGA
- a CDS encoding SDR family NAD(P)-dependent oxidoreductase — MSGQTEGNGRVAGKVALVTGAASGIGRAVTRQLAAEGARIVAADIDETGLGKLTAELGEEVVAAIRCDVTAEEDVAAAVQLAASRFGGLDIAVANAGGGTVGEIPDHDYAEWRRIVDLCLNSAFLTIKHAGAALRAGGRGGSIVAMASLNAVQPGRGMGAYCAAKAGVVALTEVAALELGRHGIRVNAVAPGLVRTSLTTPLWDVPGVVEEYVENAPLGRFAEPEEIANVVLFLASSEASYVSGSLYSVDGGARTRRYPDVIAAFERLQAPSPSPAN; from the coding sequence ATGAGCGGTCAGACCGAGGGGAACGGACGGGTCGCGGGCAAGGTGGCCCTGGTGACCGGCGCCGCGTCCGGGATCGGCCGGGCGGTGACCCGGCAGCTCGCCGCCGAAGGCGCGCGGATCGTCGCGGCGGACATCGACGAGACGGGCTTAGGCAAGCTGACGGCGGAGCTCGGCGAAGAGGTGGTCGCCGCCATCCGGTGCGACGTCACCGCCGAGGAGGACGTCGCCGCGGCCGTCCAGCTCGCGGCCAGCCGGTTCGGCGGTCTCGACATCGCGGTCGCGAACGCGGGCGGGGGCACGGTCGGGGAGATCCCCGACCACGACTACGCCGAATGGCGCCGGATCGTCGATCTCTGCCTGAACAGCGCCTTCCTCACCATCAAGCACGCGGGTGCCGCGCTGCGCGCGGGCGGCCGCGGCGGCTCGATCGTCGCGATGGCGAGCCTCAACGCGGTCCAGCCCGGCCGGGGCATGGGCGCCTACTGCGCGGCGAAGGCCGGCGTCGTCGCGCTCACCGAGGTCGCGGCGCTGGAGCTGGGGCGGCACGGAATCCGGGTGAACGCGGTCGCGCCGGGCCTCGTGCGCACCTCGCTCACGACGCCGCTCTGGGACGTCCCCGGGGTCGTCGAGGAGTACGTCGAGAACGCCCCGCTCGGCCGGTTCGCCGAGCCCGAGGAGATCGCGAACGTCGTGCTCTTCCTCGCCTCGAGCGAGGCCTCCTATGTCTCCGGCAGCCTCTACAGCGTCGACGGCGGCGCCCGCACCCGCCGCTATCCGGATGTCATCGCCGCCTTCGAACGGCTGCAGGCTCCGTCGCCCTCGCCCGCCAACTAG
- a CDS encoding [protein-PII] uridylyltransferase — MEHGEYGVDVAAGFAALRGRDGAFPDLTGAPLRAALTESADAALRALFGEPGTGVALLAVGGYGRGEPAFGTDLDLVLLHDGRRGDRAVAAVADGIWYPVWDAGVGLDHSVRTVEQAVAVADGDLKAALGLLDARLVAGDEALTARLAEAVRTRWRAKASRRLPELAELHAERARRCGEVAFLLEPDLKESRGGLRDVQALRALAAAWVAETPGERVLAAQRLLLDVRGEVRRLAAGRDQDRLLLQDGTSVAEALGYRASPAEAEAGDDREPAQTTQPGELADLGRPGALGEPDSFALAHAIADAGRTVSWTWDSTWDRVSAALRSRSRWRSHKPIRRPLAAGVVEQDGEVLLARDADPAADPTLVLRAAAAAARAGIPLGRFAVDRFARETPPLPDPWPDAARDAFVALLAAGDKAVPVLESLDQVGLLTRILPEWAAVRSRPQRNPYHRYTVDRHLMEAAARAAEHTRDVDRPDLLLLGALLHDIGKGYPGDHTDAGIVIVEKLGPRLGLPPADVDVLIAMVRHHLLLPDAATHRDIDDPATIEAVAAAAGSAQVLILLQKLTEADSQATGATAWSAWKARLIGDLVTRALAVLGGGPVPYPGELTDRQRALLELPDEHLVQVNGLPDEGMYEIVVLAPDHVGLLAVTAGVLALNRLDVRRASARGANGRALLQAAVAGRHGREPDASRLLADVRRGLEGRLDVGGQLAAREEAYATRRPWYTPGAPRATFDDSGTRTVLEVRAPDRAGVLFRIVLALAEVGVDVRTAIVATIGLDVVDAFYIQESDGADVVGETRRREVADAVLTALATDSTAPPAQA, encoded by the coding sequence GTGGAGCACGGGGAGTACGGGGTGGACGTGGCTGCCGGGTTCGCGGCGTTGCGCGGGCGGGACGGTGCGTTCCCGGATCTGACCGGAGCGCCGCTGCGGGCCGCGCTCACCGAGAGCGCCGACGCCGCGCTGCGCGCCCTGTTCGGCGAGCCGGGCACCGGCGTCGCCCTGCTCGCCGTGGGTGGCTATGGCCGCGGCGAACCGGCCTTCGGCACCGACCTCGACCTCGTGCTGCTGCACGACGGCCGGCGCGGCGACCGGGCCGTCGCCGCCGTCGCGGACGGGATCTGGTACCCGGTCTGGGACGCCGGTGTCGGCCTCGACCACAGCGTCCGCACGGTCGAGCAGGCCGTCGCCGTCGCCGACGGCGACCTGAAGGCGGCCCTCGGCCTGCTCGACGCCCGCCTGGTCGCCGGTGACGAGGCACTCACGGCCAGGCTCGCCGAGGCCGTGCGGACCCGCTGGCGCGCCAAGGCCAGCCGCCGGCTGCCCGAGCTCGCCGAACTGCACGCCGAACGCGCCCGCCGGTGCGGAGAGGTCGCGTTCCTGCTGGAACCCGACCTCAAGGAGTCCCGCGGCGGGCTGCGCGACGTGCAGGCGCTGCGCGCGCTCGCCGCCGCCTGGGTCGCCGAGACCCCGGGCGAACGGGTGCTCGCGGCCCAGCGGCTGCTGCTCGACGTCCGCGGCGAGGTCCGCCGCCTCGCCGCCGGCCGCGACCAGGACCGGCTGCTGCTCCAGGACGGCACCTCGGTCGCCGAGGCACTCGGCTACCGAGCCAGCCCAGCCGAGGCCGAGGCCGGCGACGATCGCGAACCCGCCCAGACCACCCAGCCCGGCGAGCTGGCCGACTTGGGCAGGCCGGGCGCGCTCGGGGAGCCGGACTCGTTCGCTCTCGCGCACGCCATCGCCGATGCCGGCCGGACGGTCTCCTGGACGTGGGACAGCACCTGGGACCGGGTGTCCGCGGCGCTGCGCTCCCGGTCGCGCTGGCGCTCACACAAGCCGATACGCCGCCCGCTCGCCGCCGGCGTCGTGGAGCAGGACGGCGAGGTCCTGCTGGCCAGGGACGCGGACCCCGCCGCCGACCCGACGCTGGTGCTGCGGGCCGCGGCCGCTGCCGCCCGAGCCGGCATCCCCCTGGGCCGGTTCGCCGTCGACCGGTTCGCCCGCGAGACCCCCCCGCTGCCGGACCCGTGGCCGGACGCCGCCCGGGACGCCTTCGTCGCGCTGCTCGCCGCCGGCGACAAGGCCGTGCCGGTGCTGGAGTCCCTCGACCAGGTCGGCCTGCTCACCCGGATCCTGCCGGAGTGGGCGGCGGTACGCAGCCGGCCCCAGCGCAACCCGTACCACCGCTACACCGTGGACAGGCACCTGATGGAGGCGGCGGCGCGGGCGGCCGAGCACACCCGCGACGTCGACCGGCCCGACCTGCTGCTGCTCGGCGCCCTCCTGCACGACATCGGCAAGGGCTACCCCGGCGACCACACCGATGCCGGCATCGTCATCGTCGAGAAGCTGGGGCCGCGCCTCGGCCTGCCGCCGGCCGACGTGGACGTGCTGATCGCGATGGTTCGCCATCACCTGCTGTTGCCGGACGCTGCGACCCACCGCGACATCGACGACCCGGCCACGATCGAGGCGGTCGCGGCCGCGGCCGGCAGCGCCCAGGTGCTCATCCTGCTGCAGAAGCTGACCGAGGCCGACTCCCAGGCGACCGGCGCCACGGCGTGGAGCGCCTGGAAGGCCCGCCTCATCGGTGACCTGGTCACCCGCGCGCTGGCCGTCCTCGGCGGTGGGCCGGTGCCGTACCCCGGCGAGCTGACCGACCGGCAGCGTGCCCTGCTCGAGCTGCCCGACGAGCACCTCGTCCAGGTCAATGGCCTGCCCGACGAAGGCATGTACGAGATCGTCGTGCTCGCGCCGGACCATGTGGGCCTGCTCGCCGTCACGGCCGGGGTGCTCGCGCTCAACCGCCTCGACGTCCGGCGCGCCTCGGCCCGGGGCGCGAACGGCCGGGCGCTGCTGCAGGCCGCCGTCGCCGGGCGGCACGGACGCGAGCCGGACGCGAGCCGGCTGCTCGCCGACGTGCGCCGCGGGCTCGAGGGCCGGCTCGACGTGGGCGGCCAGCTCGCGGCTCGTGAGGAGGCCTACGCGACCCGCCGCCCGTGGTACACCCCGGGGGCGCCGCGGGCGACGTTCGACGACTCCGGGACGAGGACGGTGCTGGAGGTGCGCGCCCCGGACCGGGCCGGGGTGCTGTTCCGGATCGTGTTGGCGCTCGCCGAGGTCGGCGTCGACGTGCGCACGGCGATCGTCGCGACGATCGGTCTCGACGTCGTCGACGCCTTCTACATCCAGGAATCCGACGGCGCCGACGTCGTCGGCGAGACCCGCCGCCGCGAGGTCGCCGACGCCGTGCTGACCGCACTGGCCACCGACTCCACCGCGCCGCCCGCGCAGGCCTGA
- a CDS encoding P-II family nitrogen regulator, which translates to MTKLVTAVIKPFKVDDVKAALETLGVHGLTISEVQGYGRQKGHTEVYRGAEYKVDFVPKIKIEVVVDDEAVEDLVTAITGAAQTGKIGDGKVWVVPVETVVRVRTGERGSDAL; encoded by the coding sequence ATGACCAAGCTTGTCACCGCGGTGATCAAGCCGTTCAAGGTCGACGACGTCAAGGCGGCGCTGGAGACCCTGGGTGTGCACGGACTGACTATCTCTGAGGTTCAGGGCTACGGTCGACAGAAGGGGCACACGGAGGTCTACCGTGGCGCCGAGTACAAGGTCGACTTCGTCCCGAAGATCAAGATCGAGGTTGTCGTCGACGACGAGGCCGTGGAGGACCTCGTCACCGCGATCACCGGCGCGGCGCAGACCGGCAAGATCGGCGACGGCAAGGTCTGGGTGGTTCCCGTCGAGACGGTCGTCCGTGTGCGGACCGGCGAGCGTGGCTCCGACGCCCTGTAG
- a CDS encoding ammonium transporter — MNAQIVDPRLHGAIVDAHLAANGAWLLVSCALAMFAVFGLALFHGGLARVHHILSVLTQSLICVGVGTVLWVLVGYTIAFGPADNGIWGGLGAFALRHLGDPVTAPYTAEGGGTPTVVVLTFHLMLALIAATLVTGATAGRLRLGALAVLVTLWLALVYAPVAHWVWSPHGWLFRLGALDFAGGTTIHASAGAAGVVLAAVLGPPPGWRRLWRGRRRLAADAADAATARPAAPRRRLGVSSGLPHNVPLALVGAGIVWVGWFGVTAGSALGSGQLAGWAFLNTQLAAAAAMTCWVLVEWFRDGLPTPVGAASGAIAGLVAITPASGFVSPLGALAIGALGGVACALTTALTGRAGIDDVFDVGAVHLVGGVLGTLLVGVFATADTGGSINEGLVYGGSWGLLGRQALAVVSTVGYSAAVTLVLALAVRKAVAGPGERQGNPGGQVGRALAAVRTRRSERSLVARFKSILRPSRNDGEGKSTETDRSWRKEDANWFTLSGDDGSVAAVNSVKIPERTQA; from the coding sequence ATGAACGCGCAGATCGTTGATCCGCGGCTGCACGGAGCGATCGTCGATGCGCACCTGGCCGCGAACGGCGCCTGGCTGCTCGTGAGCTGCGCGCTGGCGATGTTCGCGGTATTCGGCCTCGCTCTTTTCCACGGCGGCCTGGCCCGGGTCCACCACATCCTGAGCGTTCTGACGCAGAGCCTGATCTGCGTCGGGGTCGGCACGGTGCTGTGGGTACTGGTCGGCTACACGATCGCGTTCGGGCCCGCTGACAACGGGATATGGGGCGGCCTCGGCGCGTTCGCGCTGCGCCACCTCGGCGACCCGGTGACGGCGCCCTACACCGCCGAGGGCGGCGGCACCCCGACGGTGGTCGTCCTCACCTTCCACCTGATGCTGGCGCTCATCGCCGCCACGCTGGTCACCGGCGCGACGGCCGGCCGCCTCCGGCTCGGCGCGCTCGCCGTCCTCGTCACGCTGTGGCTGGCGTTGGTCTACGCGCCGGTCGCGCACTGGGTGTGGAGCCCGCACGGCTGGCTGTTCCGGCTCGGTGCGCTGGACTTCGCGGGCGGCACCACCATCCACGCGAGCGCCGGCGCCGCCGGCGTCGTGCTCGCGGCCGTGCTCGGCCCGCCCCCCGGCTGGCGACGTCTGTGGCGGGGCAGAAGGCGTCTCGCGGCCGACGCGGCCGACGCGGCCACAGCGCGACCCGCGGCACCCAGGCGTCGGCTGGGCGTCTCCAGCGGACTGCCGCACAACGTGCCGCTGGCCCTGGTCGGCGCCGGCATCGTCTGGGTCGGCTGGTTCGGGGTCACCGCCGGTTCGGCGCTCGGCTCGGGCCAGCTCGCCGGCTGGGCGTTCCTGAACACCCAGCTCGCCGCGGCCGCCGCGATGACCTGCTGGGTGCTCGTCGAATGGTTCAGGGACGGCCTGCCGACCCCGGTCGGCGCGGCGTCCGGCGCCATCGCCGGGCTGGTCGCCATCACCCCCGCGAGCGGTTTCGTGTCACCTTTGGGGGCCCTGGCGATCGGGGCGCTCGGCGGGGTCGCCTGCGCTCTCACCACGGCCCTCACGGGCAGGGCCGGGATCGACGACGTGTTCGACGTCGGCGCCGTGCATCTCGTCGGCGGCGTGCTGGGTACCCTGCTCGTCGGCGTGTTCGCCACGGCGGACACCGGCGGCTCGATCAACGAGGGCCTCGTCTACGGGGGGTCGTGGGGGCTGCTCGGCAGGCAGGCGCTGGCGGTCGTGTCCACGGTCGGCTACTCGGCGGCCGTCACGCTGGTTCTCGCGCTGGCGGTCAGGAAGGCCGTGGCCGGCCCAGGCGAACGTCAGGGGAATCCTGGCGGGCAGGTCGGCCGTGCGCTCGCCGCCGTTCGGACCCGGCGCTCGGAACGTTCGCTCGTCGCGCGGTTCAAGTCAATCCTTCGGCCCTCCCGAAACGACGGGGAGGGGAAGTCGACCGAGACTGATCGTTCGTGGCGAAAAGAAGACGCGAACTGGTTCACTTTGTCTGGCGATGACGGTAGCGTCGCCGCCGTCAACTCGGTCAAGATACCCGAGAGGACGCAGGCCTGA
- a CDS encoding ammonium transporter has product MSQQELTDAVTNAGLSANDAWLLASAAMVLFMTPGLAFFYGGMVRTKHVLGMLMQNFFCIGIVTLLWTLVGYSIAFGPATNGFFGGFDFAALQSIGDHVTAVYNPEGGGVHTVVFIVFQMMFAIITPALITGASADRLKFGAFVVFIALWSILIYSPVAYWVWNVNGWLFKKGALDFAGGTVVHANAGAAGVVLALVLGRRKGWPGGDFRPHNVPYVVLGASILWFGWFGFNAGSALGSGSLAAWAFLNTQIATGVALLAWVAVEWLRDGKPTTLGAASGAVAGLVAITPACGFVSPMGAIAVGAIAGAICALATSIKGKVGIDDALDVGAVHLVGGVLGALLIGFFGTVDVNAAGKDGIFYGGPWSVLGYQALTVGATVGYSAAGTAILALFVKYVLNGRLSDEHEEIGLDEAQHGETAYRFSSIGGAGSASTTVAPVKVPEEAQA; this is encoded by the coding sequence ATGTCCCAACAGGAACTAACGGACGCTGTCACTAACGCGGGGCTGTCTGCCAACGACGCCTGGCTGCTCGCCAGCGCGGCGATGGTGCTCTTCATGACGCCGGGTCTCGCGTTCTTCTACGGTGGCATGGTCCGCACCAAGCACGTCCTTGGCATGCTGATGCAGAACTTCTTCTGCATCGGCATCGTGACGCTGCTGTGGACGCTGGTCGGCTACAGCATCGCCTTCGGGCCGGCGACGAACGGCTTCTTCGGCGGCTTCGACTTCGCGGCGCTGCAGAGCATCGGCGACCACGTCACGGCCGTGTACAACCCCGAGGGTGGCGGCGTACACACCGTCGTCTTCATCGTCTTCCAGATGATGTTCGCGATTATCACGCCGGCGCTGATCACCGGCGCGAGCGCGGACCGTCTGAAGTTCGGCGCGTTCGTCGTCTTCATCGCCCTGTGGTCGATCCTGATCTACTCGCCGGTCGCGTACTGGGTCTGGAACGTGAACGGCTGGCTGTTCAAGAAGGGCGCGCTCGACTTCGCCGGCGGCACGGTCGTCCACGCGAACGCCGGTGCCGCGGGTGTCGTCCTGGCACTCGTGCTCGGTCGCCGCAAGGGCTGGCCGGGTGGGGACTTCCGTCCGCACAACGTGCCGTACGTCGTCCTCGGCGCGAGCATCCTGTGGTTCGGCTGGTTCGGGTTCAACGCCGGTTCGGCCCTGGGCTCCGGCTCGCTGGCCGCGTGGGCGTTCCTGAACACGCAGATCGCCACCGGTGTGGCCCTGCTCGCATGGGTCGCGGTCGAGTGGCTGCGTGACGGCAAGCCGACCACCCTGGGTGCTGCCTCCGGTGCCGTCGCCGGTCTGGTCGCCATCACCCCGGCCTGTGGTTTCGTCTCGCCGATGGGCGCCATCGCGGTGGGCGCCATCGCCGGTGCCATCTGCGCCCTGGCCACCTCCATCAAGGGCAAGGTCGGGATCGACGACGCGCTCGACGTCGGTGCCGTCCACCTGGTCGGTGGTGTTCTCGGCGCCCTGCTGATCGGCTTCTTCGGCACCGTCGACGTGAACGCGGCCGGCAAGGACGGCATCTTCTACGGCGGTCCATGGAGCGTTCTCGGCTACCAGGCGCTGACCGTCGGTGCCACGGTCGGTTACTCGGCCGCCGGTACCGCGATCCTCGCCCTGTTCGTCAAGTACGTCCTGAACGGTCGTCTCAGTGACGAGCACGAGGAGATCGGCCTCGACGAGGCGCAGCACGGCGAGACCGCGTACCGGTTCAGCTCGATCGGTGGGGCGGGTTCCGCCTCGACGACCGTCGCGCCGGTCAAGGTGCCTGAAGAGGCGCAGGCCTGA
- a CDS encoding C40 family peptidase, with translation MGGSSTGDDDGGSSETIDGIMAQIAAARGELADLDAKLTEATEAFDAGRIRLGKARAAVDDAEARVDRADTAVRDAVAERRGLAASAYRAGGLDTLSAILTGDPGSVLDRVGALNALGRRAHTAESRERLARVDLTEARTTARTTLADAQSAFDAVTDQKRIIQASAGRQRTLLDGLVAKQADLERQAREREAAAQRARQQAAAAEAARIAQAAAAEQARLRQQSGLVQQASDAFAAAPVAVAEAYRQIGKPYVWGAEGPDAFDCSGLTQWVWAKAGAQLPHYTGDQWNAGRHVSRDQLIPGDLVFFNAALDHVGVYIGNGQMIHAPHTGAVVRVENVWWSSFQGAVRPAG, from the coding sequence GTGGGAGGCTCCTCGACGGGGGACGACGACGGCGGCTCGTCCGAGACGATCGACGGGATCATGGCCCAGATCGCGGCGGCCCGCGGCGAGCTGGCGGATCTCGACGCCAAGCTGACGGAAGCCACCGAGGCGTTCGACGCGGGTCGGATCCGGCTCGGCAAGGCGAGGGCCGCGGTCGACGACGCCGAAGCCCGCGTCGACCGGGCCGATACCGCGGTGCGGGACGCCGTCGCGGAAAGGCGGGGGCTCGCGGCATCCGCGTACCGCGCCGGCGGACTGGACACGCTCTCGGCGATCCTCACCGGCGACCCGGGCAGCGTGCTGGACCGGGTCGGCGCGCTGAACGCGCTGGGCCGCCGGGCCCACACCGCCGAGAGCCGGGAACGGCTCGCCCGCGTCGACCTGACCGAGGCCCGCACCACCGCCCGCACGACGCTCGCGGACGCGCAGAGCGCCTTCGACGCCGTCACCGACCAGAAACGGATCATCCAGGCATCGGCGGGCCGGCAGCGCACCCTGCTCGACGGTCTGGTGGCCAAGCAGGCCGACCTGGAGCGTCAGGCCAGGGAACGGGAGGCCGCGGCGCAGCGGGCGCGGCAGCAGGCCGCCGCCGCCGAGGCGGCGCGGATCGCCCAGGCCGCCGCCGCCGAGCAGGCGAGGCTGCGTCAGCAGTCCGGCCTGGTCCAGCAGGCGAGCGACGCCTTCGCCGCCGCGCCGGTCGCCGTCGCCGAGGCGTACCGGCAGATCGGCAAGCCGTACGTGTGGGGGGCCGAGGGGCCGGACGCGTTCGACTGCTCGGGCCTGACGCAGTGGGTGTGGGCCAAGGCCGGTGCCCAGCTCCCGCACTACACCGGTGACCAGTGGAACGCGGGCCGGCACGTGTCCCGCGACCAGCTCATCCCCGGTGACCTGGTCTTCTTCAACGCGGCGCTGGACCACGTCGGCGTCTACATCGGCAACGGCCAGATGATCCACGCGCCCCACACCGGCGCCGTCGTCCGCGTCGAGAACGTCTGGTGGTCCAGTTTCCAGGGGGCCGTCCGCCCCGCCGGCTGA
- a CDS encoding DUF3039 domain-containing protein: MSTTQIRPETSDTRTGEGDDHAHFARREEIVRASIEGGRVTALCGYKFEPVRDPQRFPVCPRCKELVDLAEEFG, from the coding sequence GTGAGCACGACGCAGATCCGGCCAGAGACGTCCGACACGCGTACCGGCGAGGGGGACGACCACGCCCACTTCGCCCGCCGCGAGGAGATCGTCCGCGCGTCCATCGAGGGCGGTCGGGTGACCGCTCTGTGCGGGTACAAGTTCGAACCAGTCCGGGACCCCCAGCGATTCCCGGTCTGCCCGCGCTGCAAGGAGCTCGTCGACCTGGCCGAGGAGTTCGGGTAG
- a CDS encoding metal-dependent transcriptional regulator, translating to MTALIDSTEMYLRTLYELREEGIPPLRARLVERLHVSAPAASESTARLAHEGLVSLAEDRTVQFTEKGLLRATAVMRKHRLAELLLTKIIGLDWALVHNEACRWEHVISDEVEARLTVILGDPKRCPFGNEIPPPTDQLTGGNGNPTSLLASADLAGGKSRPVTVGWISERLQAHEGTMRRLHENGIIPGAPIVVESHGDLVSIRQETDAPSEIDRRTASLVYVDPLLT from the coding sequence GTGACTGCACTGATCGACAGTACCGAGATGTACCTCCGTACCCTGTATGAGCTACGGGAAGAGGGCATCCCGCCGCTACGCGCGCGCCTGGTGGAGCGGTTGCACGTCAGTGCTCCGGCCGCCAGCGAGTCGACGGCCCGGCTGGCGCATGAGGGGCTCGTCTCCCTCGCCGAGGACCGGACGGTTCAGTTCACCGAGAAGGGGCTCCTCCGGGCCACCGCGGTGATGCGCAAGCATCGGCTCGCCGAGCTGCTACTCACGAAGATCATCGGTCTCGACTGGGCCCTGGTCCACAACGAGGCCTGCCGCTGGGAGCACGTGATCTCCGACGAGGTCGAGGCCCGGCTGACGGTGATCCTCGGCGATCCCAAGCGATGCCCGTTCGGGAACGAGATCCCACCGCCCACCGACCAGCTCACGGGCGGCAACGGCAACCCGACCAGCCTCCTCGCCAGCGCGGACCTCGCCGGTGGCAAGAGCAGGCCGGTCACCGTCGGCTGGATCTCCGAACGGCTCCAGGCTCATGAGGGCACGATGAGGCGACTGCACGAAAACGGGATCATCCCCGGCGCCCCGATCGTCGTCGAGTCCCACGGCGACCTCGTCAGCATCCGCCAGGAGACCGACGCGCCCTCCGAGATCGACCGCCGCACCGCGTCCCTCGTCTACGTCGACCCGCTCCTGACCTGA
- a CDS encoding nuclear transport factor 2 family protein — protein sequence MDLAEMADIEQIKQLKARYFRLMDTKMWDEWRDVFTEDVTVWVADVPDVTFAGRDNFVGTMSRQLDKCISAHHGHMPEIAVTGPETATGIWAMEDYVQMFTDASRTDLKATLRGYGHYHEKYRRGSDGRWRIQEVRLHRLHVDLS from the coding sequence ATGGACCTCGCAGAGATGGCCGACATCGAACAGATCAAGCAGCTCAAGGCGCGGTACTTCCGGCTGATGGACACCAAGATGTGGGACGAGTGGCGTGACGTCTTCACCGAGGACGTCACTGTCTGGGTAGCCGACGTGCCAGACGTGACCTTCGCCGGACGCGACAACTTCGTCGGAACGATGAGCCGACAGCTGGACAAGTGCATCAGCGCCCACCACGGCCACATGCCGGAGATCGCGGTCACCGGACCGGAAACGGCCACCGGAATCTGGGCGATGGAGGACTACGTCCAGATGTTCACCGACGCCTCACGCACCGACCTGAAGGCCACGCTGCGAGGCTACGGCCACTATCACGAGAAGTACCGCCGCGGGTCTGACGGCCGCTGGCGCATCCAGGAGGTGCGCCTGCACCGCCTGCACGTCGATCTTTCCTGA